Proteins encoded in a region of the Mercenaria mercenaria strain notata chromosome 1, MADL_Memer_1, whole genome shotgun sequence genome:
- the LOC123528985 gene encoding uncharacterized protein LOC123528985, which produces MAYSTEQFVRHKPFLSKDKLDEYWRQLSGRIMFKAEEEIVNFCHCTGIKARREIINDGVIYGSETDTPSSAPLASNEELRGTWFSLATNDLPRKSPYGSQRMKIRAEDFMACLLKNELKLNTNDTVNGTDESKMPEDSEVTKEPLLFFECAHRYGNRRYARLLLVRASDPMITWCKNTCKEISLRDNPVLEYRDGRIWSRAHGQRMGVWSRSHGQCIDVTVEVLVVGDIYLDQVSHGLEWDKVKKSMRAGGDPILGL; this is translated from the exons ATGGCTTACAGTACTGAACAGTTTGTTAGGCACAAACCTTTTCTCAGTAAAGACAAACTAGACGAATACTGGAGACAGCTGAGTGGAAGGATTATGTTTAAAGCGGAAGAAGAAATTGTGAATTTCTGCCACTGTACTGGCATCAAGGCAAGGAGGGAAATTATCAATGACGGCGTCATATATGGTTCCGAAACGGATACTCCATCATCCGCCCCATTAGCGAGTAATGAAGAATTGAGGGGAACCTGGTTTAGTTTAGCCACTAACGACCTACCGAGGAAATCACCTTACGGGTCACAGAGAATGAAGATTCGTGCTGAAGATTTCATGGCCTGTCTGTTGAAGAATGAACTGAAGCTGAACACAAATGATACAGTCAATGGCACTGATGAATCAAAAATGCCAGAG GACAGTGAAGTCACAAAGGAACCTTTGTTGTTCTTTGAATGTGCTCATCGCTATGGAAACAGGCGATATGCTCGACTGCTTCTTGTCCGTGCGTCTGATCCAATGATCACGTGGTGCAAAAACACGTGCAAAGAAATCAGCTTGCGTGACAATCCAGTTCTTGAATACAGGGATGGACGAATCTGGTCTCGTGCACACGGACAACGAATGGGCGTCTGGTCTCGTTCACATGGACAATGCATAGATGTAACTGTTGAGGTTCTTGTTGTTGGAGATATATACTTAGACCAAGTGTCTCATGGACTTGAATGGGATAAAGTTAAAAAGTCTATGAGAGCCGGAGGTGACCCGATTCTAGGATTGTGA